TTTGGGGATGAAAGAGGGATTGCAGATACAATAAGATATTCTCAACTTGATGTTCCTGTTTTTGTCCATGCATTTCCAGATGAGATTGATAAAATGGATGTTTCAAATAGAAGAGATAGTTTTTGCGGTAAAATTTCAATTTGTAATATTTTTTATCAATATGGAATAAAATTTACTTTATCCTCGTTTCATACATTAACTCTTGATGAAGAGTTCAAAAAAGAAATAGATAATTTTATTAAAATATGTAGGATTTTAAAAAATCTAAAAAACTTAAAAATTGGAGCAATTGGAACAAGACCTGTTGCTTTTAAGACAGTAAGATATAGTGAGAAAATACTTGAAAATAATGGTATAAGTGTAGATACAATTGACCTTTCAGAAATTTTTTCAAAGATAGATAAAATTCAAAACAATGATATAAAAGTTAAAGATGAATTTGAACAACTTAAAAATTATGCAGATACAAGTTTAATTTCAGACCAGGCAATTATAAAAATGGCAAAATTCAAAATTGTCATTGAGAACTGGATAAGAGAATATGATATAAAAACAGTTGCAATTCAATGTTGGAATTCAATAGAAGAAAATTATGGAATTGCTCCTTGCATAGTTATGAGTTATCTTTCAAACTATCTTATTCCTTCTGCTTGTGAGGTTGATATTACTGGTGCTTTAGGTATGTATATTTTACAAATTGCATCAGAAAAACCTTCTGCAATAGTTGATTGGAATAACAATTATAAAAACGAAAAAGATAAATGTGTCCTTTTTCATTGTAGCAATTTTCCTATATCATTTTTTGAGGAAAACAAAATTGTAAGTTCAGAAATAATAAAATCAAGTGTTGGTGAAGAAAATGCTTATGGGTCAATTATTGGGAAAATAAAAGCAGGACATTTTACTTTTTTAAGATTATCAACAGACGATATAAAAGGAGAAATTAAGGCATATACAGGGGAAGGAGAAATCACAGAAGAAAAGGTTAAAACATTTGGTGGTTATGGTGTTGCAGAAATTAAAAACCTTCAAAAATTATTAAAATTTATATGTGAAAATGGATTTGAACATCATACCTGTATAAATTTCTCAAATGTTTCAAATATTATTTATGAAGCATTAAAAAAATATAAAAAATGGGATATATATAAAAATGACTAAGGTTTAGAGTAAACAATTTCTCTATTACAATACTTTTTTTGTTAAACATAAAAATTTTAGTTTGATAGGGAATATGAAAATGACTAAAAAAGAAAGAGTTAAATATGCCTTGCTTCATCAAGAAACAGATATTGTTCCTTTTAATATAAATTTTACTCAACCTGCATATAGAAAACTTACTAATTATTTTGGAGGGGAAATCTCTGAAGATGAAATTGGAAATCATATAGTTTATATAGAACCAGT
This bacterium DNA region includes the following protein-coding sequences:
- a CDS encoding fucose isomerase, whose protein sequence is FGDERGIADTIRYSQLDVPVFVHAFPDEIDKMDVSNRRDSFCGKISICNIFYQYGIKFTLSSFHTLTLDEEFKKEIDNFIKICRILKNLKNLKIGAIGTRPVAFKTVRYSEKILENNGISVDTIDLSEIFSKIDKIQNNDIKVKDEFEQLKNYADTSLISDQAIIKMAKFKIVIENWIREYDIKTVAIQCWNSIEENYGIAPCIVMSYLSNYLIPSACEVDITGALGMYILQIASEKPSAIVDWNNNYKNEKDKCVLFHCSNFPISFFEENKIVSSEIIKSSVGEENAYGSIIGKIKAGHFTFLRLSTDDIKGEIKAYTGEGEITEEKVKTFGGYGVAEIKNLQKLLKFICENGFEHHTCINFSNVSNIIYEALKKYKKWDIYKND